AGCTTaagtactgtgtgtgttgtgagtcAGTGTTGTTTGCAGGTATCAGATTGTATCATCAGCCGTGGTTGGTAAAGTACAAAGCCTCCAGcagaaaataacaacaaaagcagttttttttcttgtgtggtGTAATATTTAACAATACATTAAGCCTACAGCACaaagctttagccatgatgtcatATCACATATTCCAATAACACTGTTCTTTTGTTTATTAGTGCACCACATGGTGTCATAAATCCTGATCTGTGATCTTGCACAGATTTATTCTAGACtaaatcatttcaaaatgtaatagGCAGCCTCAGGCCTGCATTTAAAGACCCCTATATTGTAAACATTTTCACAAACTGCATTTCAGACAGACAACATGTCTACATACTTATTCCTGCACCATACACGTCTGATTTTGTGCAATAAAAATTGGTTTTGGACTGTGTGGCATTGGCCTCTTAAAACACTCTGCAGCACATTTTCATTTACAACTCTCATAAGATTTTAAAGCAGTCTCCCCCTTTATAAACtgtcacaaataaaaaacagccaCAACAGACATTTCAGCCCTCTGGAAATAGGATCAAGGGAGGACGCCTGATGAGTTATGACTGAGATCCAGCAGAGCAGCCACTAATTAAAAACCAATGAAATGACTGAGAGCTGCAACTGAAGAAAATATGTCAGATTCTAATTAAAGATGCCTTGAATTACTTTTGAGAGAAATATGTAAAACAGGAATGAAcagcttttttttactgtcaagAAGTAACTTCTAAATATATTGCATTATTCCCCCCTGTTGAGGATAGCAAGGGGCTATAAAGTGCAAGTTACACCCCCCGCCAACCTGAAACAGAATATGCATAACGACATTCAAAAGTCTCACATTCATTTGGCAACAGTAAAGCAGCAAAAATTTCTTGCATGAGTCCAAAAAACATCAGCTCCTTACCTGTGCTCACCCTGAGGGTTCAGCTCGCTGGTCCTCTCACTCGTCCTGAGAGCTGCTGGATCACACTTTTCATGCTTTTCACCGAGGTGCACCGACCCACAGGTTAAGGCTGCAAAACACTGAACCAGTGTGGACCGGGGAGGTCTTTTCTCGCGATCTGACTGCactcacactaacacacacacacacacatgcacatacactcacagcactgtgctgctgctgctgctgctgctgatgggaGGGAAGTTTGATcagctccctcctctctgcGCTTTGTGTTGCCTCCATATAACATTTCTGGACTGAATTCAGCAGGTCAGCCTGAGAAATTCAACCCTTCGATACACTTggattaatgtgttttttttttctatgtgtAATCTGATCCAGCTGAACTGACAGACTATAAAGCTACAGTTGCATGAATGAAAGTTTATTTTCTCTAATTCTAGTTAGATGGGCTTTGTTTTTACAATATATTGAAACATCTTGGatctctaaccactggcgcactttacacttactttacactatacatcctatataccactttatagactgcacatatgtacatattacatgtattaattgacggactgcacacactatgttcacccattcactctgtatcttttatatctctattattgtttttttaatttttgtatacctttacctctcctgtgtttcactctgtttgctgatgttgctgctttgacacctgaatttcccttcggggattaataaaggttcatatTATCTTAAAATATAGAGCAGGTTTTACATAAATATGTACGTTAGccagaaaataaatattaaaaactaaGAGAAAATCAAAGTGTCTATACTGAGTTTCGTTTCTTACTTaaattcaggattttttttaattattattattattattattattattattattatggcaaTACGTTactaataatgcacacagtgtactttcatagactaagctactggagttaccttgcactatactcatttttaacagtctcttctgcactatattcactttttttaatagtcctgtatcacagctgttaccctgcactatattcagttttaacagttttcttcatctccttgtatttttatatctggtatatttttttatactttgtactttgtactactaactttttttactgtctttttactaacatgttttgcactatggaactgtgatgctggaaacttgaatttccctcgggatcaatgaCGTATCTATCTATTGGAAATTTAGAGCATGTTTTACATAAATATGTACGTTAGccagaaaataaacattaaaaactaAGAGAAAATCAAAGTGTGTATACTGAGTTTCGCTTCTTACTTAAATtcagcattttttaaattattattattattagtagtagtagtagtgttattatTGCAATAAATTACTctgtgtcttttattttgaaggaaaaTAAATTGGCCAAAGCGTAGCACTCTAGTGCGCATGCGCAGTAGTAACACAAACAGGCAGCCGgatgacagaaagagaaaagagtgagTACCACAGCAACTATGTTGAGGCTATTTCTACTAAATGTTCCTTTACTACTGTGTTATACTCTCACTCACACTTCTGTGCGTAACGCTGGATATTAACTATCTTTTAACCATTCGTTCAAAAAGGATTTTGTTCTGAAACTTGCCACCGGAAGTCCTGTTGAACGTTGTAGTTCGTTGCTAACCTGTTGCTAAGCTGTTGCTAAGGTGTTGCTAACCCGGTAACCCGGGGAGAGCGCCACATGGAGGCGGTGCTGAAGAGCCTGGCGAGCACTGCGGAGCTGCTGGCCGTGGCCGGTCACAGCGGTGTCGTGGATCAGTGGGATAAACAGACTCTCTCCAGAGCTTTTGACTGGGCCCGCTACTGTGAACACCTCTTCTCCAGGTTTCACAACAACCCCTCGATACGGAGCATCATGGAGAAGCAGCTGCAGCTCACTAATCAAAGTCTGCGAGCTGCTTTCCCTGGATACACAGACGTCTCCTTCACTGACCTCTCCAGGTGTCAGCACCTGTTGCTGGTTGGGCTCTTGAACAACCCTGAGCTGCCCATCTCCATCATGAAGACACTCTTTGACACCACCAGTCCTGTTGACACCACACAGACAGGGCATCAGGATGTTACCGGCTTCTGCAGTCACATCATTCAATGCAGATCTGCCTGTAAAGTCCTGAGTCCTCTCATAGACCTGTCAGCTGGTGTTGGTGCTGATGCTGAGGTGCAGGGGGTGATGCTGATGGAGAGGCTGGATGCTCTGCTGAGCCAAGCCGGCCAACCTGAGCACATTTTAGACTCTGTCCTCCAGGGATGTGAAGGAGCAGCAGGACATTTCTGTCTGGTCATCGCTGCAGCTCTGCTGACGACGAAGAACTCACAAACTGCTTCACAGGATTTTCTCTTGGACTGGTTGCAGAGAGAACAGCGTGTGCTGCAGCACATGTGTTCTTCGCTGCCTGCTACACTTATTATAGACCTGGCCAAACAACACCGGAAATTTAGAGATGCTTACTGTGATGTGCTGAAAAAGTGGGCCTCTGATATGGAGTACAGCATGAGCGAGGGTGAATGGGTTCAAACCACCAGCACAGACCGAAGAACAGTGTCCTTCCAGAGACTGACTGAGTACTTTGTGGCCTTGTTTGAGGCCTGTCCCTCTCTGAGGGGGGACGTAGAAAAAGAGCTTAATGCTTTGAAAGTGTCTGATGGGGACTTTGATGTCAGAGGTCTGAGTGTGTGGGGAGACCTCCTGTCAGCATTAAACAAGTGACTGTCGGTCTTGTGTGTTTCTTTACAGCTGGAAGAGATGCCGAAATGTTGCcatatatacacaatatatatcTGTTTATATCTTTATGCAATGGTTGACTAAGGTATTAAACCTCAATACTTCATGATACCAAACAAAATGTGTCCGTAGCGCAAACAATTGTAAGCTGTCAATGACTCAAAATGGCATCATATGCTTCTTCTTTACTTGTGATCAGACAGTTTCAATCATAATTCTGCTTGGGTTTTAGACTAGACAAAGATGGCGCCGATAGGTCGTTTTGCAATCTATCGTTATTGGCAGAGTTGGGCTCTGATAGTGGCAGATGGCTGCACTATCAGAGCCCAACCAGTACATCCCAATCAGTTACGTTGGGATGTACATCACTGTTCTGCATGGAGGCTCCGTACACAAAGTTAAGGTagagggggagaaagaaagTTATCTCTCaaatatataacacaacactAACAGCTCTTTGTCTACAatacaagacaggcagacagggaggaaaataaataatacactgttactttaacttaGTTAACAATTTGGCGTTCTCTCTTCTAAAATAATCCAGCCACTAAccatccattcatgaaatgaaatcgcACACTTAAGGCTCCTCTTTCTCCCGGAAATATGCACGAACATTAATGGTTTGTTagagtggcatttaacaatgCAATGGGATGTACAACAGAAGTAATCCGCATCAAatttccaatgatgtaatccaccaaatcacacttcaaGATATTCTCTTACTAATGATTCAATTCGGAGTGACAaaaactgctttattttattaaagaCTGCGTATGCAAAAGTAACTgactaggctgctgcagaagtaaagatAATACCGGCCGATTAATCGGCTATCAGcttttttcctgctccaaactatcgttattatatcgatgtttaaaaatccactatcggGCGACCTCTAGTTTAGACAAAATTTAAGAActttggtttctttttttaaatgaaaaaagtggttttgttgaaaAACATGTTCTAACAGAGGAGGGTGTAAAAAAAGGAGCATTTTGGTATCAGTACCGAAACACAGGTATCATATAAGCATTAGTAATTTCAGTGCAAAATCCACATAAAAAGTACACAACTCTTAAAAATGTCATCCAGTCATTCACAGTGGCTTTATTCCATTTCAATTCTTGACTCTTtatgctgcttttttttccaacttgtGAAATATAATTGGACGCAAACACAGCTAGAAAAACAACATACTGAATGCATTTACAGgatggaaatataaaaaataataatgctcACTTTAGTGGATCTGAAAGCcttaaaatacagtatgtcgCACTAGCCTGTCTCTTTCACagcataacattttttttgtaatattttatcCACGCACCTTCTAATAATGtaattaatagttttttttatgtcagtACAACTGGATATTGGTTAAAAAAGCACAGCTTACAAGGTTTGGACAGATGGTGGTTGTAGTCCGTAGCAGCACGTGATCTGACTGAATTAAATTCAAAGCAATTGTCCGTCAGTGAATAGTTCACACTTTATAAATTGGTCTCTGGAGATTCAAGGCCTCATTTGGCCTCATATAACCCACCCTACTACCAAATTATATTATAGATGTGCTGTTTTAAGATCCTTCTGTAGCtgctgatttattgatttattaggtcctgaaaataatagttttaaAGGACAAGACAAGGGGCTGTaaagcaaagagagaaaaagcttTGTGTAATCCAATTTACCCTCTTCTAACTGTACACACCAAAAAATCATTTTCACTTTCTCACACACCATCTGTCAATATTCGCCTCTTTGCCACaaagctgctctccctctgcAATCTAAAAATTATGATTGGCTTAATGCCAGTCATGTGACTCGACTGCCAATTCACACATCTCAGACCTCGCCCATGTGCCTGAGCACCTCTGCGGCAGCGAGGGATCAGTTAGTCAGATCAGGCGTCTTCAATCAAACCCTCCACACAATAGCTGGTGTGTGACATAACTATGGCAGACAGCGGATTAGAGACCcggccaccgccgccgccgcacaGAGGGAAACACCAACACGACCACGGCTCGTTTAACACGCCGTGAAAGCAATTCACGTTGACAGACAAGGGTCACTGAGTTAGGGGCTGCATGTACACAACCAATTTATTTCCATCCAATGAAGACCATATGCATCTGGCTGCATGGAGACCAACAATGATTGAAGGGATCTCACCTGCTCCTCCTACATTATAAATATATGCAAATtcatttaatttacattttcatcATGTGAGATCAGATTTTAgccagaaaataaatgaaataatttaAGGATAAATGTCTGGAAAAAGACTTTTCCTCCTCTACATGTTACAGCAGCATGTTATCGTTCAGCCTTCGGGACTGAACACTGAcagatttctttcatttttagaTTTCTCACCCTTCTTCACAGCCTGACACATAACTGGCAGAGTGGGTTAGCAGCCATGGTGATGATTCACGTGTGTTAGTCTGACTCCAAATGAGAAGCTTACAATTTAGTTCTATATGCCTGTATCTATCTCTACTAAATGAAAACACGTTTCACCCATTATTTCTATAGGTTAAATACCTGAAAACTGATAATAAAAAGGAAAGCCCATTATTTTCAATTCTTTTATGGCAAATAATCTTTAGTGAAGAGTGAAGATAGTGATatcatgaaactaaaaaaacctcaggaatccatcggtaccaaccatgtcatattggcttgtcgcaaaggagattaaataacgctccaaacttgcgctacattttggcaaggaaaaactgccatggccatgttcaaaggcgtcccttgacctctgacctcaaggtatgtgaatgaaaatgtgttctatgggtacccacgagtctcccctttacagacatgcccactttatgataatcacatgcagtttggggcaagtcatagtcaagtcagcacactgacacactgacagctgttgttgtctgttgggctgcaatttgacatgttatgatttgagcatatttttttatgctaaatgcagtacctgtgaggatttctcgacaatatttgtcattgttttgtgtttttaattgatttccaataatagatatatacatacatttgcataaagcagcatatttgcccactcccatgttgataagagtattaaatacttgacaaatctccctttaaggtacattttgaacagataaaatgttaatttgtcattaattgcaattaactatggacaatcatgccattaatcgcgattaaatattataatcgtTTGATAgcccaaatatatatatttttttattgattgattCAAGTGTCCTGCACCATTTACAAGACactggacaacaacaacaacaacaacatgaccAGTCGTAACACACAGTTCCACAAAttcaaagaaacaaagaaacgaAGAAAGAACATTCAGTTTCCCTAACAAATAGGTCCTATCATGATGGATAGAGTGGTCTTTGTCTTAGTTTCCATGCATTTTCTTTAAATCTTGCTGAGGCAAACATCTCCTAATTAAAGAGCCAACTCAACATATAACGAGACAGACAACATAAAACCGATCTGGGCTCctatattgatattttctttttcaaacagATGATTCCTTAAATCACTGTACATAGGGGTAAAGgaacacaaaatgaaatgtaTCCTCAACATCAGTACAATCACAaaagacacataaacacataaaaataaCCATTTTCACTTTCGCAGAGGGCCCCACTTGCTAAGCATTAAGACCACTCCTCTAATATAAAGCAGCTATTTACCAACCAGGTTTTTGTCTCTTAAATGTGAACAAATTGCCCTCTGCTCTTAACCTGTAAAGTGAAATTACAGGGTTGTCTTATTGTATCACTTCAAACAGCAGGAGGCTGACATAATATCTACCACTTTAAATGTGTGAGGATGCTTCAAGTAGCCGCTCATCTCTTGAGTGAATTTCGTATTTGTGGGAATACAGTATGTGGCATTTCTGTCTTTTATAAAAACACCCAAGTGAAGATTGTGAAATTAGAAATGGAGCACAGAGTATTTCCTGCTCTCACATCTCGTCCTTGGCTTGTTTCTGATTCAGTGTGTTATTGTTCGGTGTCAGCGTGGGGTGACAAACTGCAGTGAGACGTGCTGCTGAGGGCGACTGTGTTCTAAAGGGTCGTGAAGGATAGCGTTCATTAAAACCCAGATCCAGCCCCCATCTGGTGGTGTGAATAGGGAGTCCTCTGAGGGGTGTGGGTGCG
The nucleotide sequence above comes from Sebastes fasciatus isolate fSebFas1 chromosome 4, fSebFas1.pri, whole genome shotgun sequence. Encoded proteins:
- the fancf gene encoding Fanconi anemia group F protein — encoded protein: MEAVLKSLASTAELLAVAGHSGVVDQWDKQTLSRAFDWARYCEHLFSRFHNNPSIRSIMEKQLQLTNQSLRAAFPGYTDVSFTDLSRCQHLLLVGLLNNPELPISIMKTLFDTTSPVDTTQTGHQDVTGFCSHIIQCRSACKVLSPLIDLSAGVGADAEVQGVMLMERLDALLSQAGQPEHILDSVLQGCEGAAGHFCLVIAAALLTTKNSQTASQDFLLDWLQREQRVLQHMCSSLPATLIIDLAKQHRKFRDAYCDVLKKWASDMEYSMSEGEWVQTTSTDRRTVSFQRLTEYFVALFEACPSLRGDVEKELNALKVSDGDFDVRGLSVWGDLLSALNK